A DNA window from Haloactinospora alba contains the following coding sequences:
- a CDS encoding HAD family hydrolase, with amino-acid sequence MSYLHVFDMDGTLITGTSANLEIARACGTEPELLELERRFSAGEIDTREFSLTLYGIWSDLTREHVDRAFAKSPFIAGINDVCADIRARGERSLVITMSSDFYARRLREFGFDEVMASGYPEPPFAGPPVAEDILTPADKVRIVEEVRDREGIPLPRCVAYGDSRSDGPLFQHLHHSVAVNADHHLSPLARAEYRGGDLLEAYRQARLLLAA; translated from the coding sequence GTGAGTTACTTACACGTGTTCGACATGGACGGCACCCTCATCACCGGCACCAGCGCGAACCTGGAGATCGCGCGCGCCTGCGGCACCGAGCCCGAGCTGTTGGAACTGGAACGCCGGTTCTCCGCGGGGGAGATCGACACCCGGGAGTTCTCCCTCACCCTCTACGGCATCTGGAGCGACCTCACCCGTGAGCACGTGGACCGGGCGTTCGCCAAGTCCCCGTTCATCGCGGGCATCAACGACGTGTGCGCCGACATCCGCGCGCGTGGGGAGCGCTCCCTGGTGATCACGATGTCCTCGGACTTCTACGCCCGGCGGCTGCGCGAGTTCGGCTTCGACGAGGTGATGGCCTCCGGCTACCCCGAACCGCCGTTCGCCGGACCGCCGGTGGCGGAGGACATCCTCACGCCGGCGGACAAGGTGCGTATCGTCGAGGAGGTACGCGACCGCGAGGGCATCCCGCTGCCGCGGTGCGTGGCCTACGGGGACTCCCGATCGGACGGGCCGCTGTTCCAGCACCTCCACCACAGTGTGGCGGTCAACGCCGACCACCACCTCTCCCCGCTCGCCCGGGCCGAGTACCGGGGCGGGGACCTGCTGGAGGCCTACCGCCAGGCCCGGCTGCTCCTCGCCGCCTGA